The Rhea pennata isolate bPtePen1 chromosome 32, bPtePen1.pri, whole genome shotgun sequence genome includes a region encoding these proteins:
- the PPP1R14A gene encoding protein phosphatase 1 regulatory subunit 14A: MAANRVGRRLGRGSPGRSPGPRRPQPARSPGLQRRQARVTVKYNRRELQRRLDTEQWIDGRLEELYRGREAEMPDEVNIDELLELDTDEERAQKLQGILRSCDNDTEDFVQELLEQLKGLQKQQALQRPSPEDPVLPQP; the protein is encoded by the exons ATGGCGGCGAACCGCGTGGGGCGGCGGCTGGGGCGGGGGTCGCCCGGGcgctccccggggccgcggcggccgcagcccgcgcgcagccccgggCTCCAGCGGCGCCAGGCGCGGGTCACCGTCAAGTACAACCGGCGGGAGCTGCAGCGGCGCCTCGACACCGAGCAATGGATCGACGGGCGCCTCGAGGAGCTCTACCGCGGGCGG GAGGCGGAGATGCCGGATGAGGTGAACATCGACGAGCTCCTGGAGCTGGACACCGACGAGGAGAGAGCCCAGAAGCTGCAg gGCATCCTGAGGTCCTGCGACAACGACACGGAG GACTTCGTGCAGGAGCTGCTCGAGCAACTCAAGGGGCTACAGAAGCAGCAGGCCTTGCAGCGTCCCAGCCCCGAGGACCCCGTCCTGCCGCAGCCCTGA